Proteins from one Triticum aestivum cultivar Chinese Spring chromosome 7A, IWGSC CS RefSeq v2.1, whole genome shotgun sequence genomic window:
- the LOC123151077 gene encoding uncharacterized protein: protein MDKVLAFSILSASPADIALGTGASGSWARLSWRGRKLQVDDRAGAEHQGKQGGLPREAEQRHDKGKSQSPSTLPPRFAPEFDGIDCFETIVCH, encoded by the coding sequence ATGGACAAGGTGCTGGCCTTCTCCATCCTGAGTGCATCGCCGGCCGACATCGCCCTCGGCACCGGCGCCAGCGGCAGCTGGGCTCGGCTGTCCTGGCGGGGAAGGAAGCTGCAGGTGGACGACCGGGCTGGAGCAGAGCACCAAGGGAAGCAGGGCGGTCTGCCGCGGGAGGCAGAGCAGCGGCACGACAAAGGGAAATCGCAGTCGCCGTCGACGTTGCCGCCACGGTTTGCGCCCGAGTTTGATGGGATCGACTGCTTTGAGACCATCGTGTGCCATTGA